The stretch of DNA CCGACCGGCTGATCCCGCTCTTTGCCGTCGGCGCGTTCCTCGCGTTCACGCTGTCGCAGGCCGGCATGGTGATGCACTGGCGCCGGACCGGGGGCCCGCGGGCGCGGGTCAGCATGCTCGTGAACGGATTGGGGGCCGGGGCCACCGCGATAACCCTGGCCGTCGTGATGGTGGCGAAGTTCGCGTCCGGCGCGTGGGTGACGTTGGTGTTGATCCCGGCGCTCGTCGCGCTGATGCTGTCCATCCGCCGCCACTACCGCCGCGTCGGGGCGGAGGTCGCGACATCGGCGCCCCTCGACGCCACGGGGCTTCGGCCGCCGGTCGTCGTCGTGCCGATCGGCGGCTGGGACAAGCTCGCGCACAAGGCGCTGCGCTTCGCGATGAACATGTCGCCCGACGTCCACGTCGTGCACGTCGACGCCGGCGAGACGCCCGAGACGCTCCGGCGGCATTGGCCCCAGTTCGTCGAAGGCCCCGCGGCACAGGCCGGCCTGCCGGCGCCGCGGCTCGTGGTGCTGCCCTCTCCGTATCGTTACGTGATTCTGCCGATCCTGGACTACGTCGCCCACGTGGAGGCGGCGTACCCGGAGCGGCAGATCGTGGTCCTGATCCCGGAGATGGTCGAGCCGCACTGGTACCATTATCCGCTGCACAATCAGCGCGCGGAGCTGCTGCGGGCGCTCCTGCTGTTGCAGCACAACGAGCGGATCAGCGTCGCGAGCGTCCCGTGGTATCTCCGGGCGTAGGAGGCGGCCGCGCGCGGTACCCGGCTCACTTGACGACGGTGGTCTCCGCGGCTCCCTTCGGAATCAGCTCGGCGGCCCCAATGCGTGCGGGCGCCGGGCTCCGGTTGACCAGAGCGTGCACGTCCCCCGGGACCTCGAGGAAGCTCTCGCCCGCCTTGACGACGCGCTCGCCGCCCGCGCGTTGGAGGACGAGCTGGCCGGTGATGACCGTGACCAGGACAGGTCCGCCGTGGACGTGACGCGCCGTCGCGCTCCCCGGCGGGAAGTCAACCACGAACTCGTAGAGATCATAGACCCCGGCCGTCACCGGGATGGGGAACGCGGCCACGGTCACCGTGGCCGGCGAATACGGGTGCTGATTGGCGGTGACCGCGCCAATGACCGGGCCCACGGCGAGAATCGCCACGGTGCGCAACAGGACCTGCAGACGCCGGACGGGCATTGAGCGACTCCTTCGCCGCATCGGTCGCGGCGGTGCTCGTCGGTTGCCGTCACCGAGCCGCCCTTGGAGCTAGGCCGCGGCCTCTCGGGCGATCACGACGGTCGTGCACGAACTGCTCAATTTCGGGAGATCGCGGGCGGCCGCAAGGCGGACCGGCAGCGTGACCCGGTCTCCCCGGACGATCGGGCAGTAGATGTCGGGCGCAAGCAACGCCCCATGCAGCCGGCGTCTCCCGGCACAGCCCCCGTGGCACGCGTCGCGGAACTCGCAGGGCCGGCAGGCCTCGGGCAACCTGCGCGTCTGCTCAAACGGGGGGGTGTTCAAGATCCCCACGCCGACCGGCAGCAGGCCAGCCAGCGGCTCACCGGGGCCCGGCCAGTACACGCACGGCTGGGTGGTGCCGCGCGGGGTGACGCGCACCGTGGCCACCCCGCATCCACCCGCGAGCGGCGGCAGGCCGGCGATGGCCCGAACGAGCGGCTCGCCGACGGCAACGACGTCGGTTTGGGCGAAGAGAGCGCGAAAGCCGTCCCAATATTCCTGGTACGCGAGCGCGTAGGCGTCGGACCGGACGGCCTGGTAGACGTTGACGCGCAGGGGGGCCTCGAACCTTTTGGCCACGCGCGCCACATCCGCCAGGCGCAGGTAGTTCGACTTCATCATGACCGCAACGATCGTGACGGGGACTCCGAGTCCGACGCAGCGTGCCGCCTGCTCGTGGATTAGCGCCCAGTTGCCGGCGCCCCGCTGCGCGTCCTGTTCTTCTTCGGTCGGATAGTCG from bacterium encodes:
- a CDS encoding cupin domain-containing protein; protein product: MPVRRLQVLLRTVAILAVGPVIGAVTANQHPYSPATVTVAAFPIPVTAGVYDLYEFVVDFPPGSATARHVHGGPVLVTVITGQLVLQRAGGERVVKAGESFLEVPGDVHALVNRSPAPARIGAAELIPKGAAETTVVK
- a CDS encoding radical SAM protein encodes the protein MNDAGGSASQMSERPAARGDGIALGLGLTNECNLACAFCYRDPTRTDRLTVDQVKAVMERLPVRSVNLGTGENGLHPDFQAILAYLRTQPIKLTMTSNGYSAAVLADAELRAFHDIEFSLDYPTEEEQDAQRGAGNWALIHEQAARCVGLGVPVTIVAVMMKSNYLRLADVARVAKRFEAPLRVNVYQAVRSDAYALAYQEYWDGFRALFAQTDVVAVGEPLVRAIAGLPPLAGGCGVATVRVTPRGTTQPCVYWPGPGEPLAGLLPVGVGILNTPPFEQTRRLPEACRPCEFRDACHGGCAGRRRLHGALLAPDIYCPIVRGDRVTLPVRLAAARDLPKLSSSCTTVVIAREAAA